In Silene latifolia isolate original U9 population chromosome 3, ASM4854445v1, whole genome shotgun sequence, a single window of DNA contains:
- the LOC141647245 gene encoding DNA damage-repair/toleration protein DRT102, whose translation MATEPLKFIAGADTFGCPLKDALVTHLRNLNYDVEDLGEGPYYTIGEQVGQRVAAGDSNTRGLVSCGTGIGVAIFANKFPGVYAALCLSPADAVNTRSINNANVLAVAGEATPVETAIEIVNTFIHTPFKSPCPANGNKEWPPETAKFLDDSLEEMKKIGTTTTAATDVNSGCALCCLAKNREFVPVEIMPGGMMKIVRESPTSAIVKFKAGSIEPAHHHTFGHDLFVMKGKKTVWNLSKGEKYDLGDGDYLFTPGGDVHRVKYDEDTEFFLKWEGPWDIVLDEDLETAKAAIDKEC comes from the exons ATGGCCACCGAGCCTCTAAAATTCATCGCCGGAGCCGACACCTTCGGCTGCCCACTAAAAGACGCACTAGTAACCCACCTCCGCAACCTCAACTACGACGTCGAAGATCTCGGCGAAGGTCCTTATTACACAATCGGCGAACAAGTCGGTCAGCGCGTGGCAGCCGGAGATTCCAACACGCGCGGATTAGTCTCTTGTGGTACCGGTATCGGTGTCGCTATCTTTGCTAATAAGTTTCCCGGTGTTTACGCCGCCTTGTGTCTCTCCCCTGCCGACGCCGTCAATACTCGATCAATCAATAACGCCAACGTTCTTGCCGTTGCTGGAGAGGCAACGCCCGTTGAAACCGCTATTGAGATCGTCAATACCTTCATCCATACCCCGTTCAAATCCCCCTGCCCGGCTAACG GTAATAAGGAATGGCCACCGGAAACTGCCAAGTTCCTCGACGACTCGCTAGAAGAAATGAAAAAGATCGGCACCACAACGACTGCTGCAACGGACGTGAACAGCGGCTGTGCACTGTGTTGCCTGGCGAAGAACAGGGAGTTTGTGCCAGTGGAGATAATGCCAGGGGGAATGATGAAAATAGTAAGGGAAAGTCCGACATCAGCGATTGTTAAGTTTAAGGCCGGAAGCATTGAACCGGCGCATCACCATACTTTCGGGCATGATTTGTTTGTGATGAAGGGGAAGAAGACGGTGTGGAATCTGAGTAAGGGGGAGAAGTACGATTTAGGGGATGGAGATTACCTGTTTACACCAGGTGGGGATGTTCATAGAGTTAAATACGATGAGGATACTGAGTTTTTTCTTAAGTGGGAAGGTCCTTGGGATATTGTTCTTGACGAGGATTTGGAGACGGCTAAGGCTGCCATTGACAAGGAATGCTAA
- the LOC141647247 gene encoding uncharacterized protein LOC141647247 isoform X2 gives MAGISCYITVSSTSNYKRNYTIRSCSNPPTNNSKNQTPSLLKFAVSGVTEVLRILSSGNNNGMDKVMTKEKEELSVSGVDDVLGILKSDYDNAYFVTGTFSSSIYAGDCLFEDPTIKFRGTELYSRNIQLLVPFFEQPSIVLKSIEKGVDSDRDFVLATWSLRTYLKLPWRPLIAVEGSTIYDLNDEYKDLIIQEAEA, from the exons ATGGCGGGAATTTCTTGCTACATAACAGTTTCTTCAACATCAAACTATAAG AGGAATTATACAATTCGATCATGTTCGAACCCGCCAACTAATAATTCAAAGAATCAAACGCCGTCGCTTCTCAAATTCGCAGTCTCTGGTGTCACAGAAGTCCTCAGAATTTTATCTTCTGGCAATAATAATGG AATGGATAAGGTGATGACTAAAGAGAAAGAGGAATTGTCGGTTTCCGGGGTGGATGATGTTTTGGGCATTCTCAAATCAGATTATGACAATGCTTATTTTGTTACAG GAACATTTTCCTCGTCAATTTATGCTGGTGATTGTCTCTTTGAGGATCCAACCATAAAATTTCGCG GTACAGAGTTGTACTCACGGAACATACAATTGCTTGTACCTTTCTTTGAGCAACCCTCTATTGTATTGAAAAGTATAGAAAAG GGTGTTGATTCTGACAGAGATTTTGTCTTAGCTACTTGGAGCCTGAG GACCTACTTAAAACTTCCATGGAGGCCTCTCATTGCAGTCGAAGGAAGTACTATCTATGATCTAAATGACGAATACAAA GATTTAATCATCCAAGAAGCTGAGGCCTGA